actttaatttaaaaaattttaaaaagaatcagttGGGAAATGGGAGGGGAAATTTTGTTATTCTTCTGGATGCTGCCATGGATATAACATGACCAAAAAAGAACCACATGGACCATTTTCccaaaaacaatttttcaaaatatatgaaagcaCTTTTGCAAATTGTGAAACACAGACCATTGACCTACTTGTTGCATAACAGTGTAAACATAACAGtgtaaacataaaaatttatatcattatggaaaataaaaacaaagaaaacctatGCAGCCTGACGGAGAGATCAACTACTATTACAGCAAAGTAACTTGGGTACAACTTGATACCCAATATAATATTGATAATGAAAGCAAGGAGAGACAGAAACAAGTCCCCTTTCATTTGACTGTCTAGTTTTCATTGTCTCTGCTCTTTGATTTAAACAATACCTGAAACATtgaaataactttgaaaaaagcAACTCAGTTTTATTaacatttcctttttccatttttcaagtTGATTGGTTGGATTCTCAGTTAAGGAGGCACAGAATTTAGCTGGGAAAATAGCAttaggaaaagtgaaaatgaaaaatggaagatttgtataaaaaaagagtaaagtcaTGAAGACTAGATTTTTATGGAATCACAAAGATAATTCTATTCaaccaaaaattttaatatgagaATACTGAGTTTAGGGAACTCAGGGCATTGATCCAAGTTCCTCCCTTTAATGGGgttacagagagaaggaaaacaaatcacCCTCGACTCTTCATTCAGATCTTTCTCTACTGCATCTCAGCAATGGTATTGACAGTTGAAAGTTTAAGTTGaatttcatctttatattttattattttttcagagacATGCTGCCCACCTTCCTCTGCAATCAATGGATGTGCAGAATCAGACCACAGTGACTGAATTTATCCTGACCGCCTTCCCTGCTCTTCAGAAGCTTCAGATTTTCCTCTTCGTGGTCCTCTTGTTTACTTACATGCTCACTCTAATAGGAAATGGTGTCATCATTTCCCTAATACGGGCTGATAATCGCCTCCAAACCccaatgtacttcttcctcagtaATTTGTCATTGCTGGACATTTCATACACTACCTCAGTTACCCCCAAATTGTTATCCTTTCTCCTCAAGGACAAGAAAACCATATCTCTTGCAGGCTGCATCAGCCAAACATACTTCTTCTTCTTCCTGGGGACAGTGGAGTTCATCCTGCTGGTGGTGATGTCctttgaccgctatgtggccatctgtaaccCCCTGCGCTACACCGTCATCATGAACAGCAGGGTGTGTCTCCTGCTGGTTCTGGGCTGCTGGGTGGGGGCCTTCCTGTCGGTGCTCTGCCCGGTTATTCTGCTGTCCAGGCTGCCCTTCTGCCAGAAGGAGATTAATCACTTCTTCTGTGACATCGCCCCTCTGCTGCAGGCGGCCTGCATAGACACTCGTCTCCTTGAGAGGATAAGCTTCCTCTTGTCTTCTCTCATCCTCCTCACCTCGCTGGTGATCACCACCGTGTCCTACACCTACATCATCTCTACCATCCTGCACATCCCCTCGGCCCAAGGGCGTCagaaagccttctccacctgcgcATCTCACATCACTGTCGTGTCTATTGCCTACGGGAGCAACATCTTCATGTATGTGAGACCGAGCCAAAGTCAGTCCCTGGAATTTGACAAAGTGACTGCTGTCTTCACTATAATGGTGACCCCTCTTCTGAACCCCTTCATTTATAGTCTAAGGAATGAAACTGTAAAAGATGTTTTGAGAGATGCAGTCAACAAAATTATATCCTCACTGTACAGGAAACCTTGAAAGCCTGTTTCCTAAAAATGACACTttgaggacttgcctggtggtccagtggctaagaccctgtgctcccagtgcagggggcccaggttggatctctggtcaggaactagatcccacaatgtgtaactaaagatcctacatgcctaatgcctaataagtaaataaatatttaaaaaaacaaaaagcaaaatgacagTTTAAAATCTTGGACGCATTGTGGAGTAAAGTATGCTTGAAGACCATAAAATCAAAGATGtataagaagaaatggaaaacttcGTGCCACATCAGATGCAAAGTCAAAGTCTAAAGGAGGTAATTCagccacagaggaaaaaaataaaaacgggGTCTGAACTCTTTTACTGGACTGTCTCACACACAGAATATCATTATTAAAGAATAATACTAACCAGGGTCAGAAAACCTGAATGTTAAGCCTGACtctaatgtgtttttttaagcAGGTGACACAGCCTCTCTGACCTTCATTTCCTTCTGTAAAGTGGGGAATATAgcttgtgtttttcctttttgttaaaatAAGCTTAACTGAGATAGTCTAAGACATGCAACCACATGTAATTAAAAGTGGACTCTTATCACTGGGCATTTCATCATTTGCAAAACTTTTGGCTTCATCCCTCCCAGCCAAATATTGTAGATAATAAttgtgaaaaataacaacaaaacaaggAAGAAGAGTAACATTTCTCAGTGTTGTACAGTGTacttaaatgtacatatatatatcatttaatcctcttaACAACCTTGAAAATCAGataattttatctccattttatagataagaaaactgaagttcactGAGCATCTTGCTCCAAACTACATCACTGATTTTGACTATGTATGTGCAGATATATGTGAACTCCAGCCTACTTCAGCACTTCCTtatatcatgaaatatttaatgaCAAGAAAGTTAACGCAGGAAACAAGTTAACATGGAAGTTATCCACTTTTTCTGAGATAAGAGCATTCCCTGCCAGTCCTCATTACCTAGAAAACCTGCAGACCAAGAAGTATCAGGATGAGGGAAAACAGACTTTGAGAAGCAATGGACTGAAAGGAAAACCAATTATTCAGAGGCAGTAACT
This genomic window from Odocoileus virginianus isolate 20LAN1187 ecotype Illinois unplaced genomic scaffold, Ovbor_1.2 Unplaced_Scaffold_19, whole genome shotgun sequence contains:
- the LOC110148314 gene encoding olfactory receptor 6M1-like, coding for MDVQNQTTVTEFILTAFPALQKLQIFLFVVLLFTYMLTLIGNGVIISLIRADNRLQTPMYFFLSNLSLLDISYTTSVTPKLLSFLLKDKKTISLAGCISQTYFFFFLGTVEFILLVVMSFDRYVAICNPLRYTVIMNSRVCLLLVLGCWVGAFLSVLCPVILLSRLPFCQKEINHFFCDIAPLLQAACIDTRLLERISFLLSSLILLTSLVITTVSYTYIISTILHIPSAQGRQKAFSTCASHITVVSIAYGSNIFMYVRPSQSQSLEFDKVTAVFTIMVTPLLNPFIYSLRNETVKDVLRDAVNKIISSLYRKP